gaagtgggggaggcAGCGTTCCCTGCAAAAGGTTCGTGGGTTCTGGTCACTTCTGTACATGCTCAGTGACCACCAGCTGGGCACAGGAGAGACCGAGGTGAGTAAAGCAAAAGTGCTGACCTTGAGCAGGCAGCCATGCTCCATGATAAATGTGCAAGCCCCAGAGATGGCCCAGAGGTGGCACACGGGAGCCAGGACTAACTCGGACCCGGGAGCGGTGACATCAGGAAAAGCTTTCAGAAGAGGGATGTCTGTGCAGAGGTTGGAAGGATGAGCCTGAATTTGCCAGCCAGAGAGGGGACAAAGGGCATCCGGGCAGAGGAGACAGCTTGGCAAGGGCATGGGGCAGCAGGGTGAGTGTGGGGTGGGGCTGACCAGGGAGAAAGCTGGGAGGTCAGCAGAGGTCACTCATGGAAGGTGTTGGATCCCAGAGCTACAGGAGCCAACCGAGGGATGCGGGCCGGGGACGTTAGCTCTGAGTGAAGACAAATCACGCCATCCCCCAGCTGGACTAAAAGATGCAACAGGAACAAGAACCCTGAGAGGCCTTCACAGAGGATCGGGGACACGGGGTAGCACCCAGGAGGGTTCCTGTTCAGAGGCCAGCTCtggggggaggcaggaagggcTCTTGAGGGCCCTGGCAGCTGCAGATCTTTTCAACTAATCATATTTTACCTCCAAAGCTTTACAAAAAGTATTAAGAATCGGAACAGCAATGGCCAAGTAATGTAATCATCTCCTCCCTGTGCATTTCCGTGCAGTTCTCAAAATGCTCTCGGGTCCACTGTCTCCTGTGAACCTCCATCTAACCCCATTTTGCAGGTAGTGAAATTGAAGTCCTGTGTGGTCACATCGGATTTAGCCCCGGAGCCAGGCTAAAACCCAGGGAGCAGTTCCATGTCAGCCCTGGGCGTCAGGCTCAAAGCCCAGTTCCTTGTCCGGAAGAGGGTCCCCAGGGCTGTCGGGAAGCCCGTAGTACAAgtcttcctcttcctgctccaACTCCTCTGTACCTGCGTCCgaagcctcctcttcctcccacttTGTCCTCGGGGGTCTCTGCCAGGAGCTGGGCAGGGCTGCCACCTGTAGCTGCTTCTCTGGAGCCACATCCTCCAACGTTGGGGCATCAATCATGGCAAAGTCATGGAAGCGGTCCAGCCGGCACCTGCAAGCCTGGGGCTCCGGGGGTGCAGGCCGGGGCTCCTCCTCCTCAGACTGTGCCAGGTTGGGGCTGCTGCCCTCAATGGAGCCCACGTCCAGGTCATCTTGGAAGGAAGCCAAGGGTGCAGGGCCCTGGGGACAGGTCGGGGGGCTGCAGGGGCAAAGGCGGAAAGGGAGAGGGTAGCTCTGAGTCAGACTGCCTGTGTCCAAATCCTAGCCACTAGCTGCAAGGCCCAGGGTAGGTGAGTTCacctgtctgggcctcagttccctcctctgtaaaatgggggaaagaatagCATTCAGTCCTATGTTTATCCCTGAGATTTACAACAGATAATGATCGCAAAGCACtttgcacagggcctggcacatagtaggtgctcaagaaatgggCCGTTATGATGTTATCCAAACCAGGTCACTCGTCTGCCTCTCTAATCACTTGGAGGTCTCCTCTGGGCCCACGACCCCTGTCACACTGGGTGTCACCTTCTGTTCCCTTGTGTGCCTCCCCCATTGGACGAGGAGCTCCGGCAGGGTAGGGGCTGGCAAGGGCTGGCAGGGAGTAGGTACCCAGTAATGCTGGTGGATGGGTGACTACGTGGATGAATGAGGAACCCAGTTCATGAACAgctggggacagggtggggcGGGGAGTGACCTGACTGAGGTCACAGAGCACAttggtggcagaggctggatttgaactcaggtcctcTGGCTCCCTGCCCTGGCCCCTCATGGCGAGTATTCGGACAACTCTGAGGTAGGACCGATTATCCCcatgtggggaaactgaggctcgggaaGGTGAGGAACATCCGAAGGTTACACAGcagaggagctgggatttgaactcaggcccaTCTAAGCCGAGACCCATGCGTCTGCTACCCCTGCTGCTTCTCAGGGTGTCCCCAGCCTCTCTACTCTCCAGTGTCCCCAGCCACCGTTCAGTGGCCACACCCCTCCTCCTTCACCCCAGCGCCCCTGCGGTCCGTGCACTCACCCGGGCCTGCCCTGACTTGGGTCTCTTTCTCCCTCGTCCTGGTCCAAGCCCCTGTGGATGACCACGGCGGCTTCCAACAAGGCCTGAGGGTCGTGAGGGCCACCTTCTCCTCCATCGCTGGCTCCTGGCTGTGGCCGTCCCGGCTTAGGAGCCAGGACGGGGTGGGGGTCTTCACTGTAGCCCATGACCTTCATCTGCATGTGGCTGAAGTCTGGCAGGCTCTGGTCGTAGGCGGCTTCCTCCCACAGCCTGACGTAGGGGGTCCGGGGGCTGGGCGGGGGCACAGCAGACAGCGGGAGAGAGAACAGGCAGGTGGGCCAAGATTCGATCAACAGACGTCAGTGCCGTCCCCTGGCCCACCTGCTCGGCGCACCGGCTCTCCCCCGATCTCAGACAAGCCTCTGCGGGTGGTTACTGTACCCAGTTCATTGACGAGGAGGCTGAGGCCCAACAAGTTAAGTTGAGTGGCAGAGCTCAGACCCTCAGTCCAGTGTTCCTTTCACCCGCGTCTCCAAAGTTAACGCCAAGGCTGCGACTGTCAAATGAAGACCAGTTCGCGTTGACTGAGCTTTTGCTGGATTCTAGACGGTGGCCTGAAGCCTTTACATTTATCATCCCGTTTATTCTGAACGACACCTTGAAGCAGAATGGTCGTTCCCGCTTTTCAGATGAGGACGTAAGAACCAGCTACTGAGTGTTCCTTGCAGGCCGTGCTCTGTCAGTTAGCTCATCTAACCCTCCCTGTAACTCTGGGAGATActggaggaagctgaggcacagacaCCTTAGCTGGCTTGCCCAGGTGGCGTAGACATAGGGGGTGGTACTGCGGCTCCAAGCACCACTCTCTCCACTGCTCTCTACAGTCCAGGGCTGGGAGCAGCAGGGAGGAGCGCAGGCTCACGGTGGTCTGAGCCCCAGCTCTGTTCTAGCAGCTCTCCCTGTGTGACCAGTCCTCAGGCTGgccccccacacccacccacccaggtcTGGTCTGGTGTTGACTCCCCGTGAGGTTTGGGGCTTGTGATTGCACttcttgagtctcagtttccacatctgtataaTGGGCCTGCCACCCCCCACTTCACAGGGCTTCTATGAGGACTGAAAGAAGAAATGGGCACAAAATGCCTGACTTGCTCTCTGGTGCTTTGGAAGCACTTCCTACTAATGATGGCAAAGGCTTATAGAGGGCCCGCTATGCCCCAGGCTCTGTTCTTAGCACTTGGATTATTAAAGTCCACCATCCATATCACAGGTCCCGCatccgcagattcaaccaaccatggatctaaaatatatatttttaaagtaagttcCAAATAGCAAagcttgaatttgccacacactggcaactatttacatagcatttacactgtatttacaaatattgatatagcgtttacattgtattaaatattattagtaacctagagatgatttaaagcataTGGGAGGATGTACATAGATTGCAAGCAAATGCtaagccattttatataagggacttgagcatctgcagattttggtgtACGTGGTGGGAGAGGGTGTCTGGAACTCATTCCCTACAGATACTGAGGGACGGctgtattatttcacttagcccTCCCTGAAGCCTAGGAGGAAGGTATTATTAGTATCCCAGTTCACAGATGGGGCAAAGAGAAGCAGGTTGCTTTCCCAAAGTCACCCAGCCAAAAAGTAGCAGGGCGCCAGGGATGTGCCTTGGCCATCAACATGCCTCTTGTTTGCTAGAATAGTAGTAGTCACCACTGTGTCGGATTTAGGGTCACACCTATTTTTGATTTCTGGTCCGCCACTACTTCCCTGTAAGACAGGACAaaatccctgagcctcagtttcctcaactgtgaaaGGGTAATAATAAAGCTCATCTCACAGAATTGAGAGGTCAAAACAATCCATGATTTCTGATAGTGTGTTCTCAGTAAGTGGGAAGGCAAAGCCAGAgcctggggcaggggggcagacaccgcccacccctcctgcccccccccaacccccgccttgGCAAGGGGAAGACTGGCCTGAGGTGctcactgcccctcccctccctccactgccccacccccaccccagagggCACGGCACCCACCTCTTCATCTCAGCAGTGAGTCCGTTTTCCATCAGGCCCAGCGCCTTCGGTGACAGGATGCCTTGGAAGTCAGAGTCAGCGGGTACGAAGGTGATCTGCAGGGCAAAGGGGAGAAGGCTTCTCTGCAGCTGCCCACACACATCCGTGGTCACTGCTCCCCCAGAGCACAGGCCTAACATCTCCACATACCCTAGGAGAGAGGTCTGACAAGGGAGTCCACCCCGTTTGACAGGAGGGTACCTGCTCAGGGCCCAGCACCTGTGGCTGGCTGGACCTCTGGGCTCCTCCTCCCACTGGCTCTTCATTCACCCAGCACTCATTGAGCAtcagctgtgtgccaggcactcttctaggcaCTAGGGGGCAGCAATGAGTGAATGAGATGAACACCCCTGCCCTAGGGGAGGTCATATCTTGTCATTTCCAGGGGTCCTCATCCAGTGCCCAGCACTTGCCCGACCCAGAGTAGGCCCTTCGTCCGCATCTGGTGAGTGAGTGGGAAGCagttcatgtgtttcttggcacaGACAGAGGCTGAGGTGGGGAGGACAGAGAAGTGGATGGCTGAGGTTGTGACTACACGACTGAACtgttcacttaaaaatggttaagatggggcttccctggtggcgcagtggttgagaatctgcctgccgatgcaggggacgtgggttcgtgccctggtctgggaagatcccacatgccgcggagctgctgggcccgtgagccatggccactgagcctgcgcatccagagcctgtgctccgcaatgggagaggtcacaacagtgagaggcccgcgtaccacaaaaaaaaaaaaaaaaaaaaaaaaaatggttaagatggtaaattttatgttatgtatattttacaattaaaaaaagtaGGACTAGTAATGCCTGTCTCCTGGATTCCATGAGATAATATATAAGGAGtcccccagcacagagcctggcacatagtagctgctcagtAAATCATAGTTTGATGCTACTGAAGATGAAATTACCTGACTTCCCTGAGTCTTGTTCTCCTCAGCTGaaaatttgttcaacaaatatttgttgagaccCGATTGTGTTATGCCAGGTTCATAAATAGCAgccccttttctcccttcccataGAGTACGGTGAGAGAAAGCTTAGCATGTCCTGCACTTGCCAACTGACTCTGTATTTCCTAGAAGCTGCCCCTTCCTCCAgttatcctcctcctcctcctcctcatcatcatcataatcaccactaccgccaccaccaccaccaacatctCCATCAACATCATAATTCTGTCATCACAATCAACATCAGCACCAGCGccttcatcaccatcaccatcatcattatcactcTACAGCATCATTATCATTGCCACTGTGAAAAGCCTGGAGGAGAAGGAAAGTCCTGAGACTCTTACAACACAAGTTCTTTTAAGAAAGGATGACAGGCAGAGTTGAAGCTGGGGAGGGGAGATCAGATCATAAAGACCCCAGAGCATCAGGCTAAGAAAGTCAGCCTTTATCCAGAAGCAATAGGAGCCCTGGAGGAGTTCTCAGCAGGAGAATACATAGCCAGATTGGTGTTTAGGCAGAGTTTTGAGCAGTCCCCAAAGGGAGGGAacagagggatggagggaggtccATGGAGAGGACCAATCCATCAACCACCAATCAGGGGCCTGGTCCTGGGCTCCAGCAGAGCaggcaggagtggggagagggtgaCTTGTAGGCAGAATCAGAAGCCAGACAGGGAGAGGCCCTGCTTTCCCAGACAatccttccccttctcccagtTCCCCTGCCCCATCTCAGCTAATGGGCACAGCATCCCTGACGGTCCCACCTGCTAGATTTGCCCcgattcctccttccctctcaagCCTGAGGCCCAGCTGACCACCAGATCTGACCAAGTCTACTtcagaaattcaataaaataagctGGATGGGAGTACCAGGGCCACGCCCAGCCACAGCAGGTACTATATGTTTGATGAACTGGAAATGTCTTCTCAGTTCCTACAGCCTTGGGTTCAAGTTCTGCCTTAGTCTAGGAGATGATCATCCTCCCTTGGACCGGAGAAGGAGCCTCCCCCACTGGCCTGGTTGCTCTTGAACGTTCTTCCTCCCAGACATCAGCCTGATAGCTTCCTTGAACTGCAAAGCTGCTCACAGCCCTCCCTCATCCCATCCACTAAAGGGTCAGGTCCAAATTCCTCAGCATGGCATCCAGGTACCGTGGACCTGAGACCCATTCCCTCTCCGCCTTACTTCACCCCCGACACCCTCCAGCAGCCAGGCTGACCCACTTGCCTTTTTCTTTCACCTCATGTCTTTGtccatgctgttccttctgcctggaatttcTTTCCCCATCTTTTCTGCCTGGTGAACTTCTGCTTAACCTACAAACCCCAGCTCATCTTCCCTGTGAAGCCCACTCCCTCCCCATCAGGCAGAAAATTGTCTCCTCCATGAGACCCCCAGGGCCCCTCCATGAGACCCCCAGGGCCCCATCTTTTCTGCCTGGTGAACTTCTGCTTAACCTACAAACCCCAGCTCATCTTCCCTGTGAAGCCCACTCCCTCCCCATCAGGCAGAAAATTGTCTCCTCCATGAGACCCCCAGGGCCCCAAAGACAGGGACAGCTTAATTCACATGGGTACTGGCTACCCCTTCCCCCATATCGTAATCGGCGAATTCCATtcccttatatttatttttttttcaatccagaAAGTTCCCATTCGTCAGGCACTGAGGCAGGGGAGGATCCGGCAGGGAGGATGGTCAACAGCATTTGCTGAGGGTTCCGATGGCCCAGGCTCCAATGAGACAATGTGGGAGACTGGGACCCTCGTCTAGCACACCTCCCTGGTCTACGACacacttccctcccctcctttagTGTTCCAGCCCTAACAGCCTGCATCCCTGAAACACACACCCACGTCTGTGCTCACGCACCTGCACACACATCCAGAGACCCGCCCTAAGCCACAAACACCTGTCCTGAGAACGCTGTCTTCGCATTGGCTCCAGGCCAGGCGTGATGCCAGGCCCCCCACCTACAAGCCCCCACCGGCTCCTCCACAGGCCCGGGCGAGCCTCTGCCAAGGCCACAGAAGTGGTGCACAGGGAGGGGCATTTGAATCAGGGCCTGGTGGGCACTGAAAGCTGTGCCGTTTCTGACCCGCCATGCGGCCTCCACAGCACATGAACACGTGAATCTCTCAACAGTTACTCATTAATACCCAGCAATATTCCCTCCTCCACACCCCCCCCCTCTTATCCCCACTGCCACCAGGTCAATCTGCCCACTGCCCACAGCCAGCTCTGTGAAGGGGGTGAGGGCAGGAAGGACactccccctaccccaccccagccATCAACTTGCTGTCCCCCAGGGCCCTCTTCTCCCGGTGACCTCTGCTCAGGACactgaacagagagaggcaagttGACTGTAAACTGCTCGGTAAATGACCAGAAACCAGACCACAAACCAGCCGGGACTGCCTCAGTGCTGAATGAACGCGTAACAGCCCGGGGCTTCCCACAGAGGAGACAGGACGGGGAGAGCCGAGCCCAGGCCCCCAGGATCCTCCTCCCTCCTCGCAAACCCCAGCACGGCCATCCAGGCAAGAGGCGAGGAGGTGTCTGAGGGTGTGAGGCTGCCTGGGGCCTGGAGCCCTGGATGGCAGGACCAGCAAGGCCCTTAAGATGCACAcactctcccaccccctcttcctGACTCACATATTCcacaaatgtggaaactgaggctcagagagggaaggggCTTGACCAAAGTCTCCCAGGTAGTTAGAGGCAGAGGCCAAGTTAGAATCCATGCTTCTTTCCTTGTCTCCCTGGGTCTATCTGACCAGCTgctgtgaccttggagaagtcactcaacctctctgggcaCTGAAGAATTACAACTCCTGATATGCCCATTTCACAGGGTTGTTGAAAGGATCACTCACAGTAAGGGTGGCAGCGCTTCACCTACATATAACACTCTACAGTTTACAAAACTGCCCATCTCTTTTCTGTTCTCCATAATAACTCTGTGAGGCTGGCAGAAATAGGAGCTCGGGGCCTCATTTGGcagatgaaagaaactgaggctcagcaagaTAAAGGTCACAGGGAGAGTTTGGAGCAGAACTAGATCTCAAGATTCCCAAACCAGACCTCTTCCCGCCACTAAGTCACTTACTAGGCTAGGAGTCCATTAAACCTTCAAAAGATAGAGCTGCCTAACCCATGCCATCAAGGTTGACAGCTGACCACCCAGAACGCTCAGCAGCCCTGGGACACAAGGGATCGCCCTCCCGAGGTGGAGGGTTGGTTATGCTTTAGGCGACACACGTCTGAGCTCTTAATCCCAACCCTGACACTTAGGAGCTGTGGGATCTCACTTTCTGAGCCTCGGGCTTCTCTAGTGTAAAATAGAATTTCAAAGGTACCAAAAAGTTCAGGATGAGGACTGAACTGCACCAAGGATGCAGGCGTGCCTGGCAGGCAGCAAGCCCTCATAAGCTCTGGTTTCAAGCACCCGGACTGTGTGGTGGGTTTTGCTGCGTCTCCCCCATGGTGCCTAGTTCAGGGCTCCAGATACAGGGGGCTCCTGATCAATCGTTATGATAAGGGATagatgtatggatggatggatggatgctcAGGAGAGCGGAGATAAGAAAAGAAGGGGTAAAGAGGAAAGGATAACAAGATGATTGAAGGATGGGGGATTGATGCCAGGAATAGAGGCACAGCCCCAGGCCCTCCTGGGCCTTGGCCCCCAGGCCATCTGTCCCCACTCCCACCTACCTTGGGGTAGCACTGGCACATGCTCCAGATGACACCCCCGATCACCATGACACCGCCCACGGCGTAGAAGGTGCCGTAGACCTGGGGCCGGTCGTGGCTCATAAGGAACGTGCCAAGGGCCAGCAGGAAGAGCCCCAGCATGATGAAGCCGATGCGGAAGGTCTTCTCATCAGCCATCGCTGCCTGGCCAGGCCTGGCCTGTGCACCACCCGCGGAGGGGCGCCAATGAACCAGCCAGCCGTCTCCACACGCTCACACCGGAGGAGTGAAGCTCCGGGATCGCTGCAGATCAGGGCTTAAGGTAAGAGGGAGGGAGGCTCCCTTCTGGTCCAGCTCAGCCCCTGGGAGCACCAGTTCTCCAGGCTGGAGGAGCTACGCTTGGGTGGCCACGTTCTCCTACCTTCactccctctcaccttccctcTGGCCCCTCCGGAGTGTGTGGGAATCTGAGTGAGGGAGACacgagggaaggaaggggaggttCCAGGGGCTGGGCCTCAGCCAAGGCTTTGACATCACCTCATTTGCCTGTTCGGGGCCAAGCTGGGCTGACAGGTGGCCCCGCACCGTCCAGTCACGGGAAGCAGATACAATGCTGCAGACCAAAGACATCAGAATGCCACTGGAGGATCCCACAGGGTCCCACAGGCTCGCATTTTAGAATCCTGAAGAATTCTAGACTATTCAAGGTCATGTGCCCATCTGGCCCCTATTTATTTGACCGTGGCTGCACGCATGGCTCTGTTCTAAACATGtgacacatattaactcatttaacagtATTGCCACTGGGTGATACTGCCTAATGGTAGCACAAGGGTTAAACGTGCAGGCTCTGGTAGCTGGACAGACTGCCTGGGCTTGGGTTCTGGTTCCTCTATTATGGCGCAGTGTGGTCTTGGTCAAGTTacctcctgtgcctcagttttcctcctctctacaatggggataataatagcaactCACAGGATTGGGTCTATCCCCAGGCCTGGCCTCCCTGAGTACCTCTGTCCCCTTCCCGTActctgtgctccagccaggccTGCTGGCTCTGAGCTGGCCCTGGTGAGGCAATGCCCCTCTAGGGTGTGAATGGCTGACAGCAAATTCCTTGCCTCCTAACCTAGGAAGATGCCTTCATCCTAAGAATGACACtctaatggtggaatttcagTCCTGGGGACAGGATGATGGTAAAAATCAGATTCCCTTACAGGATTATAGGAAAATGAAGGTCAACAGTATctctaaaagaaaatgttaacgTGTTGTTTGTATGGTATTGAATTGCTGCTGCAGGATAAAAGGCTTTCATCTGGCATCCTGACTTCACAGGTTTGGGGATTTTCCTGTTTGTGATCGtcaccctctccctcctccccaaaacAAGCTGTGCTGGTTCCCGACATCACACCTGTGCTCACGTGATACCCTCTGGCATCGCTGCCCACAGCGCCTTGGGGTTTCATTGTGAAGCTGTTTCTCCTTCACCAGCCCTCAGACCCAGCACTTAACAGTTTGCGGAGTCGGTCCCCTGTAGCAGAGCTTGGGGGACCCTCCCAGTGAGAGGCTGCTGAGCCGTCAGAGAAGGGCTGAGAGGCACCAGGTGACATCCATGTTTGTTTCCCGGGGTGACCTTGGCCTGGTGGCTCCGCTCTGGGCTTGAGTCTTGTCATCAGTGATTGAAGGTGGTATTAGGCCACCTCCCACGGGTTGTGGAGGGAAGTGACATGATGGAGGGAAAAATGCTTTTTAATCTGCGATTATTTACAGGGCCGGACCGTCCAGGGAAATACTATTATAATCATCTTAtacaggcccagagaagggaggcTACGTGCCCCTCCCCCAAAAAGGAGACCGGGGCCCAGAGGGGCCTCAGCCTGCCTGTCTGGTCCTGAAGCCCCGGCTCACGGCGGGATTGGATTTGCGGGGTCGCGGTCCAGCAGGAGCATCTCGCGCCCCCTGGTGGCCATCGTAGCACGCGCTTGGCGAGGTGCTTTCACACCCCGTAGGTCATGCCTGAAACTCGCAGCCCCGTGAGGGGCGCAGGGAAGAGGTTATCGTGCCTATTTCACAGGCGAGGAAACCGAGCCCGGGGAGACTTCCCCAAAGATCTCCCCAGACTGAATCGGGGGCTGAGCGGTGACCGGGATCTACACAGTCCCAGCCCCACTGTGGATGAATCAGATCTGGTCCTTCGGGCTTCCTGAGAGTCCTCCGGGTCACCCGAGCACTCTCCGTGTCTCCCCATCTTTCCTTTCCTCACCACGACCCGGCCTCCTTTCCACCTTTTCTCTCCTTAAAAGAGGGGAGTAGGGGAGAAGTGGCAACGAGTAAGAAGCTCTGGGACAAGTAGGTGCTCGGTAAAATGGGTCTAGTCTAACCTCTTCCACAGAGCCATGGTGAGGGTTAAGCAGGGACACGTGAGTACCGCACATTGGAAATATTGGGCTGTCCGCGGTTCCCGCTCACGTCGCACCTGCCTCTGACTTCTGCTTCCTTCCCTGCaaagcggggggagggggaggagcggTTGCGGAGTCTGCCACCTTCCAGCAGAGGACGCGATAACCACAGTTTTCTTCCGGTCTGCAGAATTCGGGGTCCTCGCAAGATCCTAAGAGCTGCTGCAGGAGGGGAAACATCACACCCATTTGAccgatgcagaaactgaggctctgcaTCAGTAATGGCCCAAGATCACAGAACCTATAAATCGCAGAGCCAGGGTTCAAGCCAGGCCCCATGTCCCTCTCTTCTTGAGCGCCTGCTACGTGCAGGATGCTGAGGTATGAGGTGTCTGATGAACACGGGTTTTCAGTGTGATGGCACTTGGTCCTGTCTTCTGGGGCACAATATGGTAAAGGCTGTGAGATATGCCTGAGGTCCAGCAGGTGCACAAAGCAGACAGAGGGAGAGACTGGGGTGGAGGGCAAGGAATGAAGGGACAGATTCACAGGAGGGATTCTTGAGAAGCCAGTTGGAGTTCTGTCagggcaggaaaagcagttcaaGCAAAGAGACCagtgtgtgcaaaggcccagaggcaagTAAGCACTGACACATAGCTGGAGGTAAAACTCTAAATGCTATGTGCACGTCACCCTTACACTGCATACTCCTCCCCTTCCTGCTCCTCCATGTCAAATCCATCCTTCCACCACCTGGATATCCTAGCCGACATCCTCACCTCCTCTCTCACACCCACATGCTATTGGCCCTACCTCCGAGACAGAAGAATCCAATCACTTCTCACCCCCCACTACTGCTCATCACCCTGGTCTTAAGCTCAGAGAGGCGGCAGTGAGTGGTGGCGTGAAGCGAGATCTTAATTCCCAGCCCAGGAGTTGAACCCGGGGAGCCTGGATGacaaccaggaatcctagccaccacaccccctggctcttgcccccagtgaaaaatgcatttctcaccgaggcaaaactgtaaaaaccggtcaaagtttattattagagacatagcacaacaagaagtgggagagcacacagagaaacagtttgttcagttaagacagaagcaaggcagagatgcacacccggagagaaagggtgtgggcatcCTCTCTAATGGGGAGGAGCAGTAAAGAGGCGGTTAAGTCATTCATACAGGGCAGTTCTTCCGGGTCTTTGTTTACATTTGGCCgattatcttgtttcttttcccaCACCTGCCCTGCCCTAGGGCCCTTCCCAACATGCATGCGCAACTTTTCTCCAAAATGGATTCCAGCCCAGAGGCCTATGGGACAGCCTTAGCATCACATATTACGGAgtggtgccccctcctttttgacccccaaggagcatTTCTGTGCATGTGCAATGTTTCCattgccccaaggatgggaaatgtatGACCTCTTGACCTTTTAACAGGGTTtagcccctctctgtccctgccataAAAATGTCCAAAATCCGGTTATTTACCCAATTTCTGTTGCTGGTGTTTATATCAAGGTGCAGATCTCAAAATATAGATGTAGTCCTGGAGCCCATTTGTCTCTTgcttcaggaaatgtaaacaggggGCTGGGAATGAATGTCCggcctggagcccatcttcttCTCACCCCGGGAAGTGTGAAAAGGAGGCTAGTTGTAAATGTCTAGCCTGCAGCCCATCCATCTCCTGCCTCGGTCTGAGGCCCATCATGTCTGTCCTTCTAAGAGGTCCTTCTGCTTCTATCCTTGCTGGCTGAAATCTCTTTCCCACCCAAATGCCAGGTCAGaccatgtcactcctctgctcggAACCCTGGATGGTTCCCTGCCCTATCAGAGTAAAAGCTAAGACTCAAAATGGCCTACAAAGCCCTAGATAATTTGCCCGTGCTGCTCACCCTATCACCCCTCTGAGATAATCTCCTGCCACATCTCCCCTCAACCCCTCCACTCCAGCTACCCTGGCTCTATGCTCTTCTGGGAATAtacagcccccccaccccgggccttTGCCCCTGCTCTTCCTTCCGCCTGGAAAGCTCTTCCTCCAGATATCTGCATGG
This genomic stretch from Kogia breviceps isolate mKogBre1 chromosome 1, mKogBre1 haplotype 1, whole genome shotgun sequence harbors:
- the BSND gene encoding barttin, whose product is MADEKTFRIGFIMLGLFLLALGTFLMSHDRPQVYGTFYAVGGVMVIGGVIWSMCQCYPKITFVPADSDFQGILSPKALGLMENGLTAEMKTPSPRTPYVRLWEEAAYDQSLPDFSHMQMKVMGYSEDPHPVLAPKPGRPQPGASDGGEGGPHDPQALLEAAVVIHRGLDQDEGERDPSQGRPGPPTCPQGPAPLASFQDDLDVGSIEGSSPNLAQSEEEEPRPAPPEPQACRCRLDRFHDFAMIDAPTLEDVAPEKQLQVAALPSSWQRPPRTKWEEEEASDAGTEELEQEEEDLYYGLPDSPGDPLPDKELGFEPDAQG